A region of the Pelecanus crispus isolate bPelCri1 chromosome 1, bPelCri1.pri, whole genome shotgun sequence genome:
TAGTTGGTCATAACCCAGTTAAAAGAGCTTTCTGAGGCTGCCCAGCCATCTGCTAAAAATCAGGCATACACATAAGCTGCTAATATTTTGCAATAGTCAGAGTAAGCATTGCGATCGGGTGCACTATCACCTACTGAAAGTAGTGTTTCCTACTAAATagcataaaatgaaaagttttctaCATTTGGATTCAGAAAAGAACTACCAGAATTCAATACCTGCTCCTTTTTTCCATCCTTCTTCCCACCTTcaagttttaaaacacattCCATTTCCCTTTGAGTACATTtaacaactttcttttttatatgaCTCGTCAAAATAAACTTAACATTTTTAGAGTATATAGACATTTACTGCTATACAAACCAAAATATGGTAACTGCTCTATTCACAATTTtaacaattaaaacattaaataattaGCCAAGGGCACAAATTTACCATTAAGGAGGAAGTTAGTAAGGCATGAAGAAGGTCTGCTATTTACATCTACTGGTGAAATTCTGTATGCTCCAGTGCAATAgtgtaattctgaaaaataaatgagtagAAAAGTTGAGAGTGTAGTTccacatacagaaaaaacatcCCACAAAAGGAAGAAGCTATTCCACAATCAGCAGAACTAAAATGCCTAGCTTTCTCTCAAACTAAAAGCCTGCTCCTTTCACCATTGCCTCGCAATCGTTCTACTACCCTCAATTCCAAGAACCTAATACATTCCCAAGCCCTGTTTCCAGCAGGACTTCCAGTTCTTTATTTCCTGAATTGTTTCACTGTAGAGTCAGCTGCCTCTTATTTCTCTGATCTATATTTTTGACCTGCTAGCTCAGAGTCAACATATCTTGCTGATAGTCTACAGGGTACATGAGCTAAATGGCCAGGTGGTTCCTGTTACCCCAAAtcttccctgtctttctctCCTTTACTCAGATTTGGGTAGAAACCTCTCCCTTACTCAGATTTGAATGTTAGTATAGAAGGACTAGTCTACTGATAGTAGCTGCatacatttaatttccttacAAAGCTTTTTACTCAGCATTCTAAGGATTACACTAAATATAGTACTTTGAtactcacccccccccccccccaaacaaggattaaaaccaaaaaagattCAATGTCTCAAAGCtgctatgttaaaaaaacaccaccatgGAACTGACAAGGTATACTTGGCCCTGTGGGAGGAGCAAATAATTGCTGAACATTGTAGTCAAGGAAAAACTTCACAATACTTAAGAGGAGATTGAAAAAAGCCACCAAGGAAAACATTACTACCCCTCTCACCTCTTACACAAACCACTGACTAGCCAAAATCAGGAGAGCATGGTATGACTGTTAGTGAAGCAGGGCACAGTCAGCAGCAAGGTTTATGGAGCAAAAGGTAAAACCAGCATTAAGAAGCAGCGAATTACCTCCTTGTTCAGATTCTTATGAGTGTATGGAGAGAACAGTGTTCAACACAAGTTAGAGTATCAGTTTTGTAAGATACCATGTTACCTACCCACACTATTTGTTCGAGGAGTACACCATTTTAATGTAacagtttctttaaatgtgCCTTCTCTGCTATTGCCACCTGTATGATTATCGCCTGCaatataaagacagaaaaagtgcATGATCAATcatattttattacagaaaaaaactctAAACTTTTAAGGTACATTTATAACATGAGCatataaaaaatgtaatctaattttaaaaagttagatATCTAACTTAGGCAAAAAAGTTATTAGCAGTGGCAGTtgaaaaaataaccttttaaaatcagcagctgttgcatatattttaaaaaccaattCAGCCAACAAAATACTGTGGCTCCATATGTATGTTCCATAGGTTTGATTcaacatttagaaaattatAGATATGTTTTATCTGTAacaggcaatttttttcttctaaaatgccTAGGACTTTAAGACagtatcttttttaattttccacacAGAAATCAGAACCCTTAACAAATGTTAGAGCTGATAATTTCTTGTACATATTAAATCCCAAAGTCAAAACTGAAACTGATCTAAAGGGACATTTGACAAGTTGGGCTTTTAGGGGAAAGTAGTATTTGGTCTCATCATCCAGTATCTTTGCTATGTCAGATTCAATCTGAACATCTCTCTACATGTTTTACTGGCCGTAGAttgttttatcattaaaatactttcatatTTCTCACTGATAACCAGCCTGGCAAAACACATCTGAAGGCCTTAAAACAGACATTATCAGTACTCCTTAATACATTAAACTGTTTCCACTACCAAGTTTTGCAATTCTTCATGATCTTTGACTCATATTATCTCAGGAAAGAATTAACTGAGTTTTGCATGAAGTTTCAGAATTAGAGTAGCATAGACACTTAATATTCTCGAATCCACAGCTGGAGGAATGAGACACATACATCAACATGCAACATAGTATGTAATATGTTTGGGTTTAGTCTAATCTTTCATGTaaagagttttcttttatttcatatcAAAGACATTTACtcacaaaacactttttatttgcttattaaTCATGCAGGTAACTTgcaaaaggtgattttttttcagttaaattaaaataactggAATAATTTTAGAAAGCCCCTCTCAGAATATCTAAAGGCCAAACTTATCTAATCTAAAAATTCTCTAGcaacttttcacagaaaaagatCAATGTAACTGAATTCCTACTTTCCTAGCACCAGAGCTATTACAGCTgtaagatttatttaaaaacaaataaaagaaaccaaaatttACAGGATCTAAGAACAGACTTCTTCCTCTCACAGTTCTAATGGAAAAAATTTGAGGAGGAGTTGCAGTCAGAGTTTGCTTTTGGCTTTTACTAGCGGACTTATTCCTTGAGCCAATAGGTATCACAAAAGTATTTCTGAGCCCTTACAATAAAGTTTTACGTTTTCAACATGGTAACACAAGTTCAGCTGAGTCTGAATTCATTACTGTAACATCctattctttttcctcagtctttaatCATACCCTCCACTAAAATACAGAGCACAGTACTTGTAGATGATAATTTACCTGTTACCACAGGCTGAGGGTTTTTTCACtgcttggctttgcttttatttccattaataCAGAATTCTTAGCCTAACTTATTAACAAAGTTTTACATCAAGCACTGTTTCCTGAACAAAATAGTTTTGCATAAGGCTCACTGTTGTGTTTTTCTAACCTCAGCTGAGTTGTTAAAAATTCACCTCAGAGGAATACTAGGTAATAATTCCAAATTTACAAAAAGGATACTAGGTATTTCAAATACAGCAAGAAAGCCGAAAAACCAAATAACTGTTGTGTTTTCCAATGCAATTACTGTCATAGACAGGCCTATGGGATGTAAGCGATGTCAACTATTATTACTTAACAGATTAAAAGTTCAATTGTGCAAGGAATAATTTTTCCACAAACACCCACAAGAGGTACTTTCTTTCGTAAAATGACTGCACATCTGGTCTCTCACCTACTTTTTATACCTAAAGTCGACAAGCCCCTCAAATCTCACACAAATATCCTGAACATATGTGAAACCTTGTCTGATGAATTTgacctgttttttaaatcattatatccttattaatatattaaaatacgCCAGTAATGAGTAAAGCTCCAATGCCAACATTACAAATCAAGTTCTTGTGTTGCAAGGAATAACTGAAAATATGCTAAACATGCCTGAAATTGACATCAATTTGAAGCTCGCAGTCTTTCTTTGCAAATAGTTCTAGCAGACTGATCAAAAGCCACTTTTAGAGGACTATTTCTACTTACCACTCTTTAGAAAGTCAACGTGGGCCTCTTTGTGATGAAGAAGCTCCACATCATAGTTGGCTGATGTGTTAGCATGTTGTTCttcctttaaaagagaaaggtagaaagaataaatattttagctaGAGGTCACTATTTTCATAAATGAACGATTCTACATTTACCTTTCactccagaagaaaacaaaaagtctcCAAAGTGCATCAGACAACAACAGGATTGCAATGTTGAGGAAACTGTTTGCTCTCTGACCTGTTTAAAGATGCAGccatctgcttttcctctttttttctgtttttgaaacCCTGTGGTTTCCTCTTTATACAAATGTCATGACAGGGTGCATAGTgtgaaatacagataaaaaataGGGTTAactacttttctttaaattagtGAAGTTAAGGAAGCCTATGACATATTAAACACCACCAACTTACTGAGCAGCAACAAATGGTCACTAGCAGGACAGAttggaaattacttttcataACTAAAAATCTCAAGaatccaaaccaaaaaacacactTCAAACTTATTATCCTTTCCTCCCACTTAAGATACAAGAAGTGTGCTTGCAACTGCaagtttataattaaaaaaatggatgtTTGTAAAGAGGACACCGCATCTTTAAACAGCTGCAGAGGACTAGCAAAAACAGAACAGTAACCTTGGTAATTTattccaagttaaaaaaaaaaaataagaaaaaaacacagagaacCCAACATAGTCTATTACTATAAGGACAAAGGCAGAAGGGAGAGGCATACCAGCAGCACACAGGTCAGAAAGTTACAGACAAGGTATTTGCAAACTTAAGTCACATTTATGCCATGACCCATGTCAttaaagctgtgaaaataatttttaatttcatgttttaacTTATAAAATCCATACAATATTGCTAGTTTTCAAAGATGCAAGTAATGGACTGACAGTATTAGAACttgatgaatttttttaaatcaggaaagTTTATCTGCCCCTgccctttttgtttgtttgaatactgatatttctgtttcaattGTCTCTTGCTGCCTGATCAGAAAATTACTGTAAACTTAGTAATACTTGAAGTTCTTAGTTGCACTGATTTCCCTCCCCATAGCaactaaaaaaatactaaaaataggGACATAAACAACTTTGAAGAGATGATGTTTAATTTAATATCTTTCTTAACTAGATATATTCCCTGTTCCCTTGTTTCTGGTTGATGGATCTTCAAACTGGAAAACCTACTGGAAAACCTTTAGTCAAAAATCAGCTATTAGTTACAAACACCTTTATGTTGGGTGGGCATGACaatgaaacagaggaaaaagactCACTATGCCACTATAGTGCACAAGGGTCAAGAATATCTAAACACAActagaaaaagacaaaagaatcaCAGACAAAGTAATCTGAGGTAAATAAGACTGTATTgatataaaataatacaaacaGAACCGAAATAACACTTGTATTGCTACATCAAAAATTGAGATTCAGCAATACAACATTTTGTTCTGTGAtccttctttacttttttttccccttctttatttttactaaCCTGGTCACAGACATTGAATGTGGgctaataaaaaaacaaaacagaaaatatgatatggagagaaaaacaatgtaaaaattcaattaaaataaacattaaaagttttcaaacaaatttaGAAGTGATGCAGCTAGTTAACACAAAGCTATAGACACAATATTACCTTCATAGGAATGTTAGTTATCGTGGTTGAAGCCAGATCAAAGTGCTGTTGTACTAAAACATTCAGTTTTGTAGCCAGATGCCGTCCTGCACGGACACTGTGCACTTCACTGGTTAAAACAGGCgaaagctgaaataaattgACATGGAGTATATAATATTAATAGATTAGGCTCTAGTATTACTTAACAGTATTATTCATTTGAAACTCTAAAATAAGCACATTTATACTATTAAATTCGACTAGGTGGAAAACTACCACCCAAAACCCCCACATCATGGGAAACTAAGAAGAAAGGGGCAAAAATCATTTCTCATTCACAATTTTGCAGGTTATGCCAGTTGTTACAGTTGCAGTTGCTACAAATTGTCAAAAAATTAGAAGTGTGCTAAAAACACTGAGTCATTAATTGTTAATAGGAAGAATTAGTATCACCACATGGGAAGAAATCCTCTTAACAGCAGCTCTGGGCCTAGTTTTTTGCTCTCCTACCTCCTGAGTAACAggaacaaagtaatttttatatacCTACCTGTAAGTGCATCATATAtaggcaggaaaacaaacacaagccATAAGATGCATTTGATTTTCCCTAGCCACCAATGACATTGGTTTTAGgctttaaaaaaactaaaaaaaaaaaaccaccacaaaaaacgTGATAAAGATGACAGTCTTACAGAGGAAAGTAGTAGTCAATCTATTCTCTTCtgttcacattttattttttttagcacaACTACAAAAGAGTTTTGTAGAAAAGAATCTCAGGAAGGTAGCTATCAtagtgctttttatttattaaataatatgCAGGACTAGATGTCTTTCATGTAAagaataagactttttttcttgtgcctttcctctttcttacaGACAGCACATTAAAAAACTGAGCAGAGTAGACTGATGAAGAGCAGaatatattacaaaatattttgtaggtACTTGGTTTCAAACAACCACCACTAAGCATACAAGTCCACAGAGCATACGTGCTTTTGTTACTGAACAACTGAGATGTTAATAGATAATTTCTTATATGCATCCTTTCACCTTTTTGTAAAATAATCTTTATAAGTACCTGTAGTATTTAATATACTTCAAGTATTTGATGAACTTCAAGCATATTCTACATTCCTACAATGTATTACCCTTTCACTTGAAAGCAGATATGCTTTACaatgcatttcattaaaaaagtatTCTGTTTGCTAACACTGGAACAGCAGAATTTATACACAAAagctcattttgttttcatgagaAAACCATTCAACCAAAAGGCTAAAAAGGCTAACATGTTAGTCTGGATAACATGGAACATGCATTGCTGAACAATATCCACATCACTCAGCAGCGGATGTTTGGGAAAACGGGGCTTGTGCTAGCTAGTGGCTTATGCTCGACTAGCAGAAAGTTACTCAGAAAACCTATTCAGCACACCAAGTAGTTGATGGTTTTCCAGTAGGTTCCTAAATGTGCATGTCCTTCTCAAAAAACCATCAAACCAAAGACTACCATTCCATGGCATTAACAGGCTTACTTCACAAAAACATGAATCATGAATTATTAATGCAAGAAATTTAAGTAACGAAATGAAAAAAGGGGATGCCATATATGCATGAAGactacaaaacaagaaaacaaaccgTACGCTTTAGATAGGAATATGCAGGCTGTCAACTTTGCAAAAATTATCACCTGTACTTTTTCCTACACCTTACCAGAGACCAGAGGCTCAAAATGTTGTTGCCAAATACTTAATCTGCACTGTCTATTTTGAGTCTGACATGGTTCCTTATCCTTGAataaattttctcattttaagcTCCTTACCTCTTTTTTAGGACGATCTGAAACAAGGCTGTCTTCACCAACTGGGTAAGTGTGGATTAAGACCAATTCACATTTCTGAATCTGCATTAGacttaaaagtaaaaacattcTATTCAGCCTACAGTGTGGCAGACTATTTCCTAGAAATTAGATCAATTCCCCCAAGATTCACCCGATTTCCagaacacagaatcatagagaTGCATTACAACATAATGTTTCTGAAAGCATTCTGTAGAAACTAGGTTACATCaatcattttcaaaagcacatacttcaaaataagttttcattacaataaaaaaaaacatgcaacatTTCTAGCTCTTCAGATGCTATAGCACGGTGTTTCTTTTTGGACATATCATTGGAATAGATCCTTAACTGGTATAATCTGTTCAGCTTCATTCAACTGAAAACTGACACTACAGAGGATTTGTCTCCAAGTGTGCGCGCCAGTATTAATAAGGGGATTCCAGTGAACGTGAAACACAGCTACCCGAATATCATGCTTATCTCCTAATGCAGCTGGAAATTTGGAGACATCAAGACATAGTTCCACATCTCTGCCTACAGGAATGAGATCacttttctgtctttacagTGGACTTAGAACCTGATTCCCTGGGGCAGTATCCTTTAAACGTACATGAAACTGCAACTGCAGCAGGTAAATATAGGAGACTCCTGCTTCTGCTATTTAAGTGCCTAAGGAGCAACTAAGAATAGAATCTCAACCTACTATACACTTCACAAGGCAATACACAGTCCCTGGGCCAAACAGTTCACTGTTTAATTAGACAAAACATATGATGGAAAAATGACTTCTCAGAGGAGAGGCACCTGTATTTCAAGAGATTCCTTTATCTCAAGGGAAGTGGCAGGCAACACAATAATTTAGAGATTAAAACCTAGTTTCAAAGAAGTTAGTTATTTTAGTCAGAGAAAgatgaatgtaaaaataatgcagtgttATCAAGAAAAAATGCATCAGATGCATTACTGATTACAAATATACAGTATATAACAAGGCACAGTTAACGTGTCTCATTTTGGAGCAAGATGTAGAAGGTAACAACCTGAAGAAACACTGTCCTATGAGGATAAAGGATGATACCGAAAAGCTAATGATTATACACCAGCTCTAAGTCAACAACATCCTGATTTAGCACCTTCTATTTCACACAGGCATTCATTCAAACAGTTCATTTGAATAAGTGACAAAAATGCATCCATATTTATAGAGGGTATTCACAGGCACACACAGAATAAGAGAAACTACGTTTGTAAAAAGTATACTCACTGATCTGAATTAGCTGCAAGCTTGTTATGCTCATGAATGGTTTCCTGAACACAATCCTCAAGCATCCGAACATGACTGTCACTAGAAAGaagttatatattttttatcGTGCAGAACAATCAATCCTCCTGTTCAAAGCAACATGCCACTAAATGCTCTCCTACTTCAAGTGGGAAATTTTTGGTTTGTTACTGTAACAGACCTCCATAAATGAAACTTTTAATAAGGCAAGAAATGATCTAATAAAGGATGCAAAAAAGCTAGCTACTTAGGGCACTATTTCATGACAATCCATGAAAGACTTCTAAAAGTgtatgaaataacttttttttttaaatggtggaaGCACATTATCATACATACCTTTTTGCATTAGTAATACAGATTATTCTTCCTCTGTTTCCAACACGTTCTGCATTCTCCATGAGCATGGTTCGAGCCTCATGCTGGTATTCTGTTATTTTGCAGAGTGCTTCAACTGCTGCAACCAGACCATGAAGTATGCTGCAGCACTCTGGATCTGCTCGAGGATTAGGTGGCCCAACAGCTGCTAATGCTGCCATCAACTagttaaaaagagagaaggaaattctTATTGCAAATTACTTTCCAGCCATTTGTTAAAATGATCAGTTAAGAGAAAAGTCACCATTACAACTTGTTTTACATGCAAATTAATATTGTTGGGAGAAAACCAAACAGAGCAATTAAAGACCATTATATGTTGCCAGCCTTCTGGAAAACATTTGGCACTAACTTATCTTTTGCAATTCATTTATTAATTGTTACTTGAGAATATGATATTCtcatttattacagaaaaatacctgGCTATAATAACAAGTTATATCcaatacctgaaaaaaattctaacatTATCAGTtgccttctgcttttattttctgagaatTTGGAAATTTGGTTGCTCCCCAAAGTAAATTTTTCAGAGGATGAGCCCATTCAGTACGAAACAAAAtgagagcaaagaaaatatttacaattttttcatttgcctgtaaaaaaaacccaacaaatttaaaattcaaGAAGTATAACcaaattacagaagaaatacataGGTGATTTCTTCATAacctttattttaatatatagcTCTATACTCAAAGCTACtgaatagttttaaaattatgtaaagcTGGCTATAGAATAGTCCAGTGTCACAGGCTACTTCTTAAAATTCTGTTATGCAATAATTCCAGACCAGATCCACCCACACTTTAATTAACTGAAGTTATTTCATATTGAACATAAGAAGCTGCTATTTATTCCACAATTAAACTAGacttacaaaacaaaagaacagtTACAAAGCATACCTCCTGCAAGTTCTGATCTTCTTGAGTCCAAGAATTCAAGACATGAGCCCCCGAATCACTCACAATGAAATTCACCTAAAAGGATCAAAAAAGCACACGTAAGAAAACAGCCAATCATACAGATAACAGCCATTACAGCTACTTCCCCAAATCCAAACAACCATGAATTACACCTCTGTCTTCTGATACTCTGGAGATATGTGCAATGACAAGTCAAACTAAAAATAAgacaacaaaaccacaaaaagcaTCCACTCCAGCTACATTCAGTTACCCCTTTAGTAACATTATGATTAACAACTTCTTACTCTaactatttctatttttaagccACTAAATCAATCCTATACCAAATTAGCATTGCAGGATACtatgaagtattttaataattagGTAATACTTCCAGTAGAATAGctacaaaataaagtaaattctAATACTGTAATACTGCAAATCACTCTCCAAAGACTGTCACAGTAGATCACAGGGTAAATATCTAGCAAGATTTAATAAACATCACATAGCAAAGTATGTTctaaagatgacaaaaaagTCAAGAGGAAGCACACCTTCCATCTcaatttcagtttctcataCCACACAAGCTCCAGTTCAGCCAACTGATCCAAATCCATTAAGCATATGCTTTATATAATCCCATAATGGGACCTGACTGTAAATTCAATGCTCTAAACTAGAGTTTAAATTAAACATTCATTGTCTGAGAACCAGGACAAGCAATCCATCAAGGCAGTGCAGCTGACATGCATGAAATCACTGAACTACCGGAGGCATTTGTTACTGCCCAGCCTCTGCCTCAGCTGCCCTCTGGCACAGACAGCATTCCACCATCACTACTTTGTACCAATATCACTGCCACAAGGTTGtttaacttcctttttctttttaagggtAACTAACCTTTAGGACATTGCACAATGTCCTAACGGTTTACTCAAAAATGAGGGAAGATCGAAAAAAGCAGGGATTAGTGACCTTAATTTATGATACAATGTTACAGAACCCaccaagcatttatttttctagccAAGAAACTGTGTGCCAGGAAACTCTCCCACTTTTTCAAACTGTTAGCTTCAGGGTGATCCTACCTCTTCCTAAAGCCCAAAATTCCTTCAAAGTTGACACCAAAAATCTTATGAAGTGCTACCAAGCatgtttagaaacaaaattctATTTGAAGAAATACCTCACGCAAGTTTTTGTAAAATTATAGCTCAGGAGAACACCATAATAAATCCGTGAGTTACCTTGAAGCACCTCTCCTCATGTTTTGCACCAAGTTACAAAGTGACATTAAGACAATGAAAGGTCCCAAAAATAAATACGTAAAGGCATTCGCATATTACTCAAACCAATTTAAATAGCTATAAAGTGTACCAACAACGCAAAGAAACTGTTATATAATAAGTTATACTTGATCTTTTAATCTAACCACTAGCTAATGATATTAAAAGACTTcattaaaatgggaaaatatcCCTTATACTATCAAGTATCATATGCAGTATGGCTATAACTTACCAGTTTCTTGAAAGGGAAAATATCATACATTATTCTACAGTACTCCATGGATGATTCCACTGAACAGGTCCATAGTGATTTTGATATGGGTGCTAGAGGTATAATTCCTTGGGTCCGATTCTTTACTAACATATCAAATTCAACATGTTGTCTGCAGGATTCTGCCATATATGGGCAGTGATCCACAACGAAAACAGTTTTATGAGACTCagaaaagattttcattttcttcctaaaagaaacagatattaaaatcagaaagcagttgtacaaggcaaaaaaatcacatcacaAGATCACTGTGCAATTTATATAGTATAAAATTATCTTACTAGAATATGCAAGTTTTAAAGAGGTTACCTCTTACAGTGTTTAGATTACATATTGCTTCCATTATCTTCTACAAAACtgttaagctttaaaaaaagctacaCAGATTCCCATTTTAAGAATCTATTTACGTGGAGACTAACATCCTCTAGAACTCTTACTAGGCCGTATATTTAGTATACTAGATTTCTAATCAGAAGAAACTATTTTatctcaggaggaaaaaaaatacagaaaatgtgaaagtaCACTGTTGAAAAGGCAACAACGATGCACAACATCACCTTTCCCACTTTTCTAATCAAAAGAAACTTCTaagaaaaaagtacagaagCTGCTTCCTATTTAAAGCTTATTTCCTAAAAtaagcaacataaaaaaaaattatgattagGCTATACAGATACAGACCTTGAAGTAGCTAGCATAAACATCAGACTTTTAAGTAGGTTTTCAGCTTTCACTTTGCTAGGTATAGCTTTCAATTTCTGAATGAATATTTGCATCCGTACTTTGATATCTCACTGACAGACATACCAAGTCTGAAATTATAATGTAAATGTTTCTTATGCAGCAAGACCCGTTATACAAGGGAGCACCCCTTGCATTCTTCCCAACTATGAGGCCCGAGAACTCTGCAGTGAAGTGCGGTTTCACACAGAGAGTCTGCGTTTCCTCCTCCTAtagcatcactgaaaaaaatttgaagtaaCTATAGCATC
Encoded here:
- the INTS13 gene encoding integrator complex subunit 13, producing the protein MKIFSESHKTVFVVDHCPYMAESCRQHVEFDMLVKNRTQGIIPLAPISKSLWTCSVESSMEYCRIMYDIFPFKKLVNFIVSDSGAHVLNSWTQEDQNLQELMAALAAVGPPNPRADPECCSILHGLVAAVEALCKITEYQHEARTMLMENAERVGNRGRIICITNAKSDSHVRMLEDCVQETIHEHNKLAANSDHLMQIQKCELVLIHTYPVGEDSLVSDRPKKELSPVLTSEVHSVRAGRHLATKLNVLVQQHFDLASTTITNIPMKEEQHANTSANYDVELLHHKEAHVDFLKSGDNHTGGNSREGTFKETVTLKWCTPRTNSVELHYCTGAYRISPVDVNSRPSSCLTNFLLNGRSVLLEQPRKSGSKVISHMLSSHGGEIFLHVLSSSRSILEDPPSISEGCGGRVTDYRITDFGEFMRENRLTPFLEPRYKIDGSLEIPLERAKDQLEKHTRYWPMIISQTTIFNMQAVVPLASVIVKEAMTDEDVLNCQKTIYNLVDMERKNDPLPISTVGTRGKGPKRDEQYRIMWNELETLVRAHINNSDKHQRVLECLMACRSKPPEEEERKKRGRKREDKEDKSEKLGKDYESDKPWQESERLKGLLDREKEELAEAEVIKDSPDSPEPPNKKPLITMDEMPTVEKAKGPMSLLSLWSNRINTANSRKHQEFIGRLNSVNNKAELYQHLKEENGMETTENGKAGRQ